A single window of Liolophura sinensis isolate JHLJ2023 chromosome 6, CUHK_Ljap_v2, whole genome shotgun sequence DNA harbors:
- the LOC135467721 gene encoding acid phosphatase type 7-like — translation MAAFLVCMTLMTLSVVTAQYFGQPEQVHLSFGGSPSEMIVTWSTMSATNQSVVEFGLKGRPMFTQRALGYQTKFTDGGTLHRVQYIHRVTLTGLGPGNSYVYHCGSPEAGWSDIHTFTAMKSGTDWSPSIVLYGDLGNVNPQSLPRLQEDVAKGMYDAVFHVGDFAYDMNTDNAQVGDEFMRQIEPIAGNLPYMTCPGNHENGYNFSNYRNRFTMPGDEDGRKMFYSFNIGPVHVISFSTEFYFYIQYGIHQIFDQYVWLEEDLKEAAKPENRAERPWIITMAHRPMYCSNYDNDDCTKSESIIRTGLPITQSAALEPLLYKYGVDLEFWAHEHSYERLFPIYNRVMYNGSWDFPYTNPRAPVHIITGSAGCYSRHDPFKSKFASWSAFHSLDYGYTRMKVINKTHIYLEQVSDDKGGAIIDSMTLIKDSHQAYRSFPQDKWFDVKSN, via the exons ATGGCAGCTTTCCTGGTGTGCATGACTCTCATGACGCTCTCGGTAGTGACAGCGCAGTACTTTGGCCAACCGGAGCAGGTCCATCTGTCATTCGGAG GGAGTCCCAGTGAGATGATAGTGACATGGAGTACAATGAGCGCAACCAATCAGTCTGTGGTAGAGTTCGGCCTGAAGGGTCGTCCCATGTTTACCCAGAGGGCCTTGGGTTATCAGACAAAGTTCACCGATGGAGGAACACTTCATCGTGTTCAGTACATCCATAGGGTCACCCTCACAGGACTAGGGCCCGGAAACTCATATG TGTACCACTGTGGGAGCCCTGAAGCAGGCTGGAGTGACATACACACCTTCACAGCTATGAAATCTGGCACAGACTGGAGCCCCAGCATTGTACTTTATGGAGACTTGGGTAATGTTAATCCTCAGTCCCTTCCCAGGCTACAGGAAGATGTGGCCAAGGGCATGTATGATGCTGTCTTTCACGTGG gTGACTTTGCTTATGACATGAATACT GACAATGCTCAGGTTGGGGATGAGTTTATGAGACAGATAGAGCCAATAGCTGGAAATCTGCCTTACATGACGTGCCCAGGAAACCATGAAAATGGATA CAACTTTTCAAACTATAGAAACCGGTTTACAATGCCTGGTGATGAAGACGGACGTAAGATGTTTTACAG tttcaatATCGGCCCAGTCCATGTGATATCCTTCTCCACTGAGTTCTACTTCTACATTCAATATGGCATCCACCAGATATTTGACCAGTATGTATGGCTTGAGGAAGATTTGAAG GAAGCAGCCAAACCTGAGAACAGAGCAGAGAGGCCATGGATCATTACCATGGCACACCGGCCAATGTACTGCTCAAACTACGACAATGATGACTGCACCAAGTCCGAGAGTATT ATCCGCACCGGTTTACCGATCACCCAGAGTGCAGCCCTGGAGCCGTTGTTGTACAAGTATGGTGTAGACCTGGAATTTTGGGCCCACGAGCACAGCTACGAGAGACTGTTTCCAATCTATAACAGAGTG ATGTACAATGGTAGCTGGGACTTCCCATACACCAACCCTAGAGCACCGGTACACATCATTACCGGATCTGCT GGCTGTTATTCAAGGCATGACCCGTTCAAGAGTAAGTTTGCCAGCTGGTCGGCCTTCCATAGCCTGGACTACGGCTACACCAGGATGAAGGTTATAAACAAGACTCATATCTACCTGGAACAAGTCTCAGATGACAag GGCGGAGCTATCATTGACAGTATGACTCTCATCAAAGATTCCCACCAAGCTTATCGCTCTTTTCCACAGGACAAATGGTTTGatgtaaaatcaaattaa
- the LOC135468840 gene encoding uncharacterized protein LOC135468840, with protein MFSYMSMSSSQTSLRSVNVPPPAIQARVIQDPHCKSGEDVWEYAISRSWLNKWASLAAPATSQQHRPSNEPIGPLVVREIDVENCYIGESVWSVLLSWHGLDGGSYKRRRHVNPGYMPLTSEGGQSCHVLADRHLDILMVTLCGLSELDSPDKHHILQLYAWDTVTFWEDQFRQRVGLPEKTQLRIWLIAEHDDNETCVQLPQSSQCSMMQHLCQVCPELVHHLVQRQGRCPAPEHQAAFSSFKSTASAGYLSADPEDTKSYLFQELLLQRYKISIAVESVVQSQPGTDLLTGIGVGAVNLNWTPTGDKPPSWENRLKEVLDQIATNMHGIVDGQREKVGTVCKDVVRGAVSESERLGEQLREKIQAAETKGKSLSAQEKDINERETVLNEKLKKFKKGLADFLIEKKRLEEEMRKIEEMNKIAESKIKLNVGGHKFETSLDTMTKDPQSVLGFMFSGRHPIKREADGSYFIDRDGTNFRHILNFLRDGDSSFSTMPADVKALRELQKEADFYKLSGLIDFLSMKVGS; from the exons ATGTTTTCTTACATGTCTATGTCATCATCCCAG ACCAGCCTGAGGAGTGTGAATGTTCCTCCACCAGCAATTCAGGCCCGGGTCATACAGGATCCACACTGTAAATCAGGGGAGGATGTGTGGGAATATGCCATATCCCGCTCCTGGCTCAACAAGTGGGCGTCGCTGGCTGCCCCAGCTACCAGCCAGCAACACAGACCATCAAATGAACCCATAGGACCTTTGGTTGTGCGAGAGATTGATGTTGAGAACTGTTACATCGGGGAGTCAGTGTGGAGTGTACTCTTGTCGTGGCACGGACTTGATGGAGGCTCGTACAAGAGACGAAGACATGTCAACCCTGGCTACATGCCCCTGACATCAGAGGGGGGCCAGAGCTGCCATGTGCTGGCAGACAGACACCTGGATATCCTTATGGTCACCCTGTGTGGTCTGTCAGAGCTGGATTCCccagacaagcatcacatcctccAGCTATATGCTTGGGACACAGTCACCTTCTGGGAGGACCAATTCAGGCAGAGAGTCGGGCTTCCAGAAAAGACTCAGCTGCGGATCTGGCTGATAGCTGAGCATGATGATAATGAGACTTGCGTACAGCTGCCCCAGAGCTCGCAGTGCTCCATGATGCAACATCTGTGTCAGGTGTGCCCAGAGCTTGTTCATCATCTGGTCCAGCGACAGGGCAGGTGTCCTGCCCCAGAGCACCAGGCTGCTTTTTCATCGTTTAAGTCCACTGCCAGCGCTGGGTACCTGTCAGCTGATCCAGAGGACACTAAATCTTACCTGTTTCAGGAACTCCTTCTTCAGAGGTACAAGATCAGCATTGCTGTAGAGAGTGTGGTGCAAAGCCAGCCAGGGACAGACTTGCTGACAGGAATAGGTGTAGGTGCTGTCAATCTGAACTGGACACCTACAGGTGACAAGCCTCCATCATGGGAAAACCGTCTTAAGGAGGTTTTAGATCAAATAGCCACTAACATGCACGGTATTGTAGACGGCCAGAGAGAGAAGGTAGGGACAGTGTGTAAAGATGTGGTGAGAGGTGCAGTATCAGAGTCTGAGAGGCTCGGGGAACAGCTACGAGAAAAGATCCAGGCTGCTGAAACCAAGGGAAAATCACTGTCAGCGCAAGAGAAAGACATCAACGAGCGTGAAACTGTCCTCAATGAGAAACTTAAGAAGTTTAAAAAAGGACTTGCAGATTTTCTCATAGAGAAAAAAAGGCTGGAAGAGGAAATGAGAAAGATagaagaaatgaacaaaatagcTGAATCTAAGATTAAACTGAATGTTGGAGGTCACAAGTTTGAAACCTCTTTAGATACCATGACTAAAGATCCACAGTCTGTGTTGGGATTTATGTTCAGTGGTCGTCATCCAATCAAACGAGAGGCAGATGGTAGTTACTTCATTGATCGAGATGGAACAAACTTCCGCCACATTCTTAACTTTCTGAGAGATGGGGACAGCTCTTTCTCAACAATGCCTGCAGATGTGAAGGCTTTACGAGAGCTGCAGAAGGAAGCAGACTTCTACAAACTTAGTGGTTTGATAGACTTTTTGAGCATGAAAGTTGGGTCATGA